One genomic region from Candidatus Tisiphia endosymbiont of Dioctria linearis encodes:
- a CDS encoding ankyrin repeat domain-containing protein produces the protein MQSQINSFQIGNNIKALNAKQKAHILQKLWDSSDADSVSVINAIKQYGFDPHYVHKNGQSLTQLALSRNDVALFDLLIANKIDFNISNANLTIFKLVLNSGNNNFINKMFATGQDFTKSLLDVVLKDDAVMLDKIFSHKAELSQVSYSGYSLLQLALKHGCYKAAEQILRSNPQAINQLTTKGLSALQLAVLTDDKPGIELLKKFGANFELELKNAISKNYGKNVTKILETNPELLNKLEAQGNSPLYHALLQNKLAIADALLNKGADSKIVMQKALAENNLQMVKDLVALNADSAELVISDNKPALYLALEQDKTEIAKLLLKTSDLMSVVKLSADKAQANIAVKLIKLQPSLLANLAQIENSKVIEKLLEDSGFISLVESLADNNGNNLLHLACKNNNHQLATEILEKNHIDVNKQNSEGKTVFHILLENSADFAEKSQLAEVLLKHHPDIHVSDTSGHTPIDLAVEHYAGILAMFYQQDLMGDSTHTELN, from the coding sequence TTGCAAAGCCAGATAAATAGTTTCCAAATTGGTAATAATATTAAGGCATTAAATGCTAAACAAAAAGCTCATATTCTACAGAAACTTTGGGATAGTAGTGATGCAGATTCTGTTTCAGTAATTAATGCTATCAAACAATATGGTTTTGATCCGCATTATGTACATAAAAATGGTCAATCTTTGACCCAGTTAGCTTTAAGCAGAAATGATGTTGCTTTATTTGATTTGTTAATAGCTAATAAAATTGATTTCAATATTAGCAATGCCAACCTAACTATCTTCAAGTTAGTGTTGAATTCAGGTAATAACAATTTCATTAATAAAATGTTTGCCACGGGGCAAGATTTTACTAAATCGCTATTAGATGTGGTACTAAAAGATGACGCGGTGATGCTTGACAAAATATTTAGTCATAAAGCAGAATTAAGCCAGGTTAGCTATTCAGGTTACAGCCTATTACAATTGGCATTAAAGCATGGTTGCTATAAAGCGGCAGAACAAATATTACGATCTAATCCTCAGGCGATCAATCAACTAACAACCAAGGGATTGTCTGCGTTACAACTAGCTGTGCTAACGGATGATAAGCCAGGGATAGAGTTGCTGAAAAAGTTTGGAGCAAATTTTGAGCTTGAGTTAAAAAATGCTATTAGCAAAAATTATGGAAAGAACGTTACTAAGATATTAGAAACTAATCCGGAACTACTAAATAAATTAGAAGCCCAAGGTAATAGTCCTTTATACCATGCTTTGTTACAAAATAAGCTGGCAATAGCAGACGCTTTGTTGAATAAGGGAGCTGATAGTAAAATAGTTATGCAAAAGGCTTTGGCAGAAAATAATTTACAGATGGTTAAGGATTTAGTTGCTTTAAATGCTGATAGTGCAGAACTAGTAATAAGTGACAATAAACCTGCTTTGTATCTTGCATTAGAACAAGATAAAACAGAGATTGCTAAATTGTTATTAAAAACCAGTGATTTAATGTCAGTGGTTAAATTGTCAGCAGATAAAGCACAAGCTAATATTGCCGTAAAATTAATTAAGTTGCAACCTAGTTTATTAGCCAATTTAGCTCAAATAGAGAATAGTAAGGTAATCGAGAAGTTACTTGAGGATTCTGGGTTTATATCGCTTGTAGAATCTTTAGCAGACAATAATGGTAATAATTTACTGCATCTTGCTTGTAAAAATAATAACCATCAATTAGCCACAGAGATTTTAGAAAAAAATCATATTGATGTTAATAAACAGAATAGTGAAGGTAAAACAGTTTTTCATATATTGTTAGAGAATTCAGCAGATTTTGCAGAAAAATCCCAGTTAGCGGAGGTTCTTTTAAAACACCATCCTGATATTCATGTATCAGATACTAGCGGTCATACACCAATCGATTTAGCTGTAGAACATTATGCAGGGATACTAGCTATGTTCTATCAGCAAGATTTGATGGGGGATAGTACTCATACAGAGCTTAATTAA